In the Mastomys coucha isolate ucsf_1 unplaced genomic scaffold, UCSF_Mcou_1 pScaffold18, whole genome shotgun sequence genome, one interval contains:
- the Tctex1d1 gene encoding tctex1 domain-containing protein 1 isoform X3, which translates to MENTYQLGPTKPFPVATVNHILEDVLTTYLQEVQYDPEFCRQMTKTISEVIKTKVKELVIPRYKLIVTVYIGQRDDQSILIGSRCLWNPKSDTVSSYTFKNSTLFALANVYAVYFE; encoded by the exons GTCCCACCAAACCTTTCCCCGTGGCCACTGTCAATCATATTTTGGAAGATGTACTAACTACCTACCTACAAGAAGTACAATATGACCCGGAGTTCTGCAGACAAATGACTAAAACAATTTCTGAG GTTATTAAGACCAAGGTCAAAGAATTAGTGATTCCAAGGTATAAACTAATTGTGACCGTTTACATCGGACAGCGGGATGATCAGAGCATACTTATTGGCAGCAGATGCCTCTGGAACCCTAAAAGTGATACCGTCTCATCCTATACATTCAAAAATTCTACTCTCTTTGCACTTGCAAATGTCTATGCAGTTTACTTTGAGTGA